One window of Branchiostoma lanceolatum isolate klBraLanc5 chromosome 6, klBraLanc5.hap2, whole genome shotgun sequence genomic DNA carries:
- the LOC136436678 gene encoding TLC domain-containing protein 4-B-like isoform X2 produces the protein MFKCFKTVVHGTFVAALAWYAYTCTEIPPEGVWLNAPLVRFESAIYFGYLLSDLIQTAMYPHVSNIEFVSHHVLSLYSSFIAASYPAMPYYANICHMMQLSNPSGFFRVILEELGFKDSKYYVWNGITLLVTCFISRILVTSIATINLAKIVLFQDALSQLPFHVSSCYIFGSLFFNIMNYYWFGLICKGFVDYFWGKETKQKL, from the exons TTTCAAGACGGTGGTGCATGGGACGTTCGTCGCAGCGCTCGCCTGGTATGCCTACACCTGCACCGAGATTCCGCCAGAGGGCGTCTG GTTGAATGCACCACTTGTGAGGTTTGAGTCTGCGATCTATTTTGGCTACTTATTATCAG ACCTGATTCAAACAGCGATGTACCCGCACGTCAGCAACATAGAGTTCGTCTCGCACCACGTGCTGTCGTTATATTCGTCCTTCATCGCAGCG AGCTATCCCGCCATGCCCTACTACGCCAACATCTGCCACATGATGCAGCTCAGTAATCCCAGTGGGTTTTTCCG GGTCATCCTAGAGGAGCTGGGGTTCAAAGATTCAAAGTATTACGTGTGGAACGGAATAACCCTCTTAGTGACATGTTTCATCTCCCGCATACTTGTCACCAGCATCGCGACCATCAACTTGGCCAAGATCGTGCTTTTCCAAGACGCCCTTAGTCAACTGCCGTTTCATGTTTCCTCATGTTATATCTTTGGGTcactttttttcaatatcatgaACTACTACTGGTTTGGTTTGATATGTAAAGGATTCGTAGACTACTTCTGGGGAAAGGAAACCAAGCAGAAGTTGTAA
- the LOC136436678 gene encoding TLC domain-containing protein 4-B-like isoform X1, with amino-acid sequence MSFETFLVVTAASSCATWMAVFALSPALFTWLSLSYRSLPNGRQRLVDNHFKTVVHGTFVAALAWYAYTCTEIPPEGVWLNAPLVRFESAIYFGYLLSDLIQTAMYPHVSNIEFVSHHVLSLYSSFIAASYPAMPYYANICHMMQLSNPSGFFRVILEELGFKDSKYYVWNGITLLVTCFISRILVTSIATINLAKIVLFQDALSQLPFHVSSCYIFGSLFFNIMNYYWFGLICKGFVDYFWGKETKQKL; translated from the exons ATGAGTTTTGAGACGTTTCTCGTCGTCACCGCAGCGTCTTCGTGCGCCACTTGGATGGCTGTCTTCGCCCTCAGCCCCGCTCTCTTCACCTGGCTGTCTTTGTCTTACAGAAGTCTCCCCAATGGCAGGCAACGACTAGTAGACAACCA TTTCAAGACGGTGGTGCATGGGACGTTCGTCGCAGCGCTCGCCTGGTATGCCTACACCTGCACCGAGATTCCGCCAGAGGGCGTCTG GTTGAATGCACCACTTGTGAGGTTTGAGTCTGCGATCTATTTTGGCTACTTATTATCAG ACCTGATTCAAACAGCGATGTACCCGCACGTCAGCAACATAGAGTTCGTCTCGCACCACGTGCTGTCGTTATATTCGTCCTTCATCGCAGCG AGCTATCCCGCCATGCCCTACTACGCCAACATCTGCCACATGATGCAGCTCAGTAATCCCAGTGGGTTTTTCCG GGTCATCCTAGAGGAGCTGGGGTTCAAAGATTCAAAGTATTACGTGTGGAACGGAATAACCCTCTTAGTGACATGTTTCATCTCCCGCATACTTGTCACCAGCATCGCGACCATCAACTTGGCCAAGATCGTGCTTTTCCAAGACGCCCTTAGTCAACTGCCGTTTCATGTTTCCTCATGTTATATCTTTGGGTcactttttttcaatatcatgaACTACTACTGGTTTGGTTTGATATGTAAAGGATTCGTAGACTACTTCTGGGGAAAGGAAACCAAGCAGAAGTTGTAA
- the LOC136436677 gene encoding TLC domain-containing protein 4-B-like, whose product MAKMAFETFLVVIAAFSCATWLAVFRLSPVVFTWLSSSYGGISKDKRHVVDDSFKAVVYGCFAGPLAWYAYICTEIPPEGVWLDVPLVRFLSALYMGSILAQLIVTIGYPYASRADFILYKMHHAVSLYSTYIGASYPAMPYYANVCYMMQLSNPSVYLRVILKELGYKDSKFYMWNFVVMGVTFAVCRVLVTSIATFNLVKVMVFQDAFSRLPLHVSLCYIMGALVFNGLNYYWFSLMCKRAIDRVFGKEKEQQL is encoded by the exons ATGGCCAAGATGGCTTTTGAGACGTTCCTTGTCGTTATCGCGGCGTTTTCGTGTGCCACTTGGCTGGCCGTCTTCAGACTCAGCCCCGTGGTATTCACTTGGCTGTCTTCGTCTTATGGGGGCATCTCCAAGGACAAGCGACATGTAGTGGACGACAG TTTCAAGGCGGTGGTGTACGGCTGTTTCGCCGGCCCGCTCGCCTGGTATGCCTACATCTGCACCGAGATTCCGCCAGAGGGCGTCTG GCTTGATGTGCCACTTGTGAGGTTTCTGTCTGCACTCTATATGGGCAGCATACTCGCAC AACTGATAGTGACAATTGGCTACCCGTACGCCAGCAGAGCAGACTTCATATTGTACAAGATGCACCATGCGGTTTCACTGTATTCCACATACATCGGGGCG AGCTATCCCGCCATGCCCTACTATGCCAACGTCTGCTACATGATGCAACTAAGTAACCCTAGCGTGTATTTGCG GGTCATCCTTAAAGAGCTCGGGTACAAGGACTCCAAGTTCTATATGTGGAACTTTGTCGTCATGGGAGTGACCTTTGCCGTCTGTCGTGTCCTTGTCACGAGCATCGCGACCTTCAACCTTGTCAAGGTCATGGTGTTCCAAGATGCCTTCAGTCGGCTGCCCTTACATGTTTCCTTGTGTTACATCATGGGCGCACTTGTGTTCAATGGTCTTAACTACTACTGGTTTAGTTTGATGTGCAAAAGAGCTATAGACCGCGTATTTGGAAAGGAGAAGGAGCAACAGTTATAG
- the LOC136436676 gene encoding uncharacterized protein gives MGSGSSSHAAKQTNVPPAPSPDPPVYTPVPQYAQSVPQQQMYYNQQWPPPGTPPHVAQPTPPPPTQWTDGDRCPRVLEGPDYLPDVPDDVANSWKLTCRMCSLHMNDEITQRAQSTPEGMLTYSVHRHGHVPMHVIHTPKPYSDKTSFTELDNHAIKAPSHLNADFSRLVGYLVQPARTELQRTRVLFRWVSAQNVSNMSIPDRPAENTPDWYLKQIQQKKTYLYPVLFLNLCRYAGLTCSYVRGYAKSARLFPGTKYVGTEPMGTWTVVRIDGCWGFVDSHWGSFSVIDDDDDKELEDLQSQIAIDEFYFLPNPLHYLSSHCPSDPSWQLIDNPIPLSDFEAHVKCNQRFFAHKLRLLSHHNGLVETVDGTVDIHIGYRAEDEDGIQFYYNLKTKEERSRWRGIKLDRFVTQLRKKGAAVFTITPPEKGRFLFELFFGLKGQSFYHYACEYMVLCSQALPPEENDPIPAWKGIWGPGKMVMEKGMVAVSHKSPYVQCPNGKAEIVFSSPGDHNFLAKLYETSMDETHLKRYVAYEIVDDEVKFYVNLPTASKHGLGIFTQEGNDENAYVLLCNYITQCQADDSSINEQPFPAVPRGRFGPVLPDFQELGLSATGSAFVECETGELQLSLKGSHALTYSHELFWETLNEKVNMSEYVQRQVVDGNVEFLLRLPRIGMYRLAVYAEEAGRTGAPRNVYNYCINCTGTQLDVEPFPAASATFVEPPLSHEDTEERFIQSEHGDIKIIFGKGTPKGIEHKLICLLDGEEVDVSSYAFIQDNPDNEEETVVHLRLKEAGKYKLSLSTKDPDEEGRTTLSCYVIQTMKGMEDCTEFPERLLGWWSDYQMYEPLSRLLKAKETFKFKGCFPRAAEVAVMLPTSEWIQLKKGEGNDWEEVVTMPGNKYAGQAVTVNVLPDTEDGDYTEVLGYVVEKGEDTGHEEEDQIPRLQPEDTEEDLFEGQMEEYQMVLRQHRRTIADEMNPEKVIPRFEENRFIDEEEALELTEQLPNNPNEVNKQLLNVVQREGEDAFITLRDVMKETGQSKIMDVIQDVVIVVPDNKLDKLRKKLDEATQAKNKGRLEKIMAECREHGMDEDDDVLKEAQRTLDLIEARQGLKKAIKTRHRDQLQASLKAAQPFKNELRKHMNEAEEILEKIKRLDKLRHAIMAMNQTTIAEIKTYNNPPPAVYKVMMATFLLLGNTKAQVDDWVSLLALIGKTGKQSLKRRVKNCEPANISPDTAAEAKQCLGDLSLDGVRDQSSGAATFYVWSVGIISEVEEIALNKQNENTKATG, from the exons ATGGGTTCGGGGTCCTCCTCTCACGCAGCAAAACAGACAAATGTGCCGCCAGCCCCCAGTCCTGATCCACCTGTCTACACACCTGTACCTCAGTATGCACAG tCCGTCCCTCAGCAGCAGATGTACTACAATCAGCAGTGGCCACCGCCAGGGACACCGCCACATGTGGCACAGCCGACGCCCCCTCCTCCCACACAG TGGACAGACGGTGACCGGTGTCCCCGTGTCCTGGAGGGGCCAGACTACCTGCCCGACGTCCCTGATGACGTGGCCAACAGCTGGAAGCTCACCTGCAGGATGTGCAGTCTACACATGAACGACGAG ATAACCCAGCGGGCGCAGTCCACGCCAGAGGGCATGCTGACGTACTCCGTGCACCGGCATGGTCACGTGCCCATGCACGTCATCCACACCCCCAAACCGTACTCAGACAAGACAAGCTTCACGGAACTGGACAACCACGCCATCAAG GCGCCGTCTCACCTAAACGCCGATTTCAGCCGGCTGGTGGGCTACCTGGTGCAGCCTGCCCGCACGGAGCTGCAGAGGACCCGGGTCCTGTTCCGCTGGGTCTCCGCACAGAACGTCAGCAACATGTCCATCCCCGACCGCCCGGCGGAAAACACTCCCGATTGGTACCTTAAACAGATCCAGCAGAAAAAGACCTACTTGTATCCTGTTCTCTTCCTAAACCTGTGCAG ATATGCAGGCCTAACGTGCAGCTACGTTCGTGGTTACGCCAAGAGCGCCCGACTCTTCCCTGGAACGAAGTACGTTGGAACCGAGCCAATGGGCACGTGGACCGTGGTTCGCATAGACGGGTGTTGGGGGTTCGTGGACTCCCACTGGGGGTCCTTCTCTGTCattgacgacgacgacgacaaGGAGTTGGAAGACCTGCAGTCCCAGATTGCTATTGACGAGTTCTACTTCCTCCCCAACCCTCTCCACTACCTGAGTTCACACTGCCCGAGCGACCCAAGCTGGCAGCTCATCGACAACCCCATACCACTCAGCGACTTTGAGGCCCATGTGAAATGTAACCAGCGCTTCTTCGCCCACAAGCTACGACTACTAAGTCACCACAATGGTCTAGTAGAGACAGTAGACGGCACAGTGGACATCCACATCGGGTACCGAGCAGAGGACGAGGACGGCATCCAGTTCTATTATAACCTGAAGACCAAAGAAGAAAGGTCGAGGTGGCGAGGGATCAAACTGGACAGGTTCGTCACGCAACTGAGAAAGAAGGGCGCAGCCGTCTTCACTATCACCCCTCCTGAGAAAGGCAGGTTTCTGTTTGAGCTCTTCTTTGGGCTAAAGGGACAAAGTTTCTATCACTACGCGTGCGAGTATATGGTCCTGTGTTCCCAGGCGTTGCCTCCGGAAGAAAACGACCCCATACCGGCTTGGAAGGGCATCTGGGGGCCCGGAAAGATGGTAATGGAGAAAGGAATGGTAGCAGTATCCCACAAGTCTCCGTACGTACAGTGCCCGAATGGTAAAGCAGAGATAGTGTTCTCGTCGCCCGGAGATCACAACTTCCTCGCGAAGCTGTACGAGACGTCGATGGACGAGACGCATCTGAAGCGGTACGTGGCATACGAGATCGTCGACGACGAAGTGAAGTTTTACGTCAACTTACCAACAGCGAGCAAGCACGGTCTTGGCATCTTCACTCAAGAGGGTAACGACGAGAATGCGTACGTCCTGCTGTGTAACTACATAACACAATGCCAGGCAGATGATTCTTCGATCAACGAGCAGCCTTTCCCAGCAGTGCCAAGAGGTCGCTTCGGTCCGGTCCTTCCCGACTTCCAAGAGCTTGGTCTGTCCGCAACCGGTAGCGCGTTCGTGGAGTGTGAAACGGGAGAACTTCAGCTCAGTCTTAAAGGGAGTCACGCGCTGACGTACAGCCACGAGCTGTTCTGGGAGACGTTGAACGAGAAGGTGAACATGAGCGAGTACGTCCAGAGGCAAGTCGTGGACGGGAACGTGGAATTCCTCCTCCGTCTCCCCCGTATCGGGATGTACCGTCTCGCCGTGTATGCGGAGGAAGCGGGGCGTACCGGCGCACCAAGAAACGTCTACAACTACTGCATCAATTGCACGGGGACGCAACTTGACGTGGAGCCTTTCCCAGCTGCCAGCGCCACTTTTGTGGAACCACCACTGAGCCACGAAGACACCGAAGAACGCTTCATCCAGTCAGAGCACGGCGATATCAAAATAATCTTCGGCAAAGGAACACCAAAAGGCATCGAACACAAACTCATCTGTCTTTTGGACGGCGAAGAAGTAGACGTGTCTTCCTACGCCTTCATCCAAGACAATCCAGACAACGAAGAAGAAACCGTCGTGCACTTACGACTTAAAGAAGCTGGGAAGTACAAGTTGTCGCTGTCCACCAAGGACCCAGACGAAGAAGGACGCACCACGCTTTCCTGTTACGTCATCCAGACCATGAAGGGCATGGAAGACTGCACGGAGTTTCCTGAACGGCTTCTCGGCTGGTGGAGCGACTACCAGATGTACGAACCGCTGTCCCGTCTCCTCAAGGCAAAGGAGACATTCAAGTTCAAGGGCTGCTTTCCGAGGGCAGCAGAAGTCGCGGTGATGCTGCCGACATCAGAGTGGATCCAACTCAAGAAAGGGGAGGGAAATGACTGGGAGGAAGTGGTGACAATGCCGGGGAACAAGTACGCAGGACAGGCGGTCACCGTCAACGTGCTCCCCGATACAGAGGATGGAGACTACACGGAGGTCTTGGGATATGTCGTGGAAAAAG GTGAAGACACAGGACACGAGGAGGAGGACCAGATACCGCGTCTCCAACCAGAGGACACGGAGGAGGACCTGTTTGAGGGACAGATGGAGGAGTACCAGATGGTCTTGAGACAGCACCGACGGACCATCGCAGACGAGATGAACCCGGAAAAGGTCATCCCTAGGTTTGAGGAGAACAGGTTCATCGACGAAGAAGAAGCGCTGGAGCTGACTGAACAACTGCCCAACAACCCGAACGAAGTCAACAAGCAGCTGTTAAAT GTGGTGCAGAGAGAGGGCGAAGATGCGTTCATCACACTTCGTGACGTCATGAAAGAAACGGGACAGAGCAAAATCATGGACGTTATCCAGGATGTGGTGATCGTGGTACCTGACAATAAAC TTGACAAGCTGCGAAAGAAACTCGATGAGGCGACGCAGGCCAAGAACAAGGGAAGGCTGGAGAAGATCATGGCGGAGTGCCGCGAGCACGGGATGGACGAGGACGACGACGTCTTGAAAGAGGCACAGAGGACCCTGGACTTAATCGAAGCCCGACAAG GTCTCAAAAAGGCCATCAAAACGCGACACAGGGACCAACTCCAAGCTTCACTAAAAGCCGCTCAACCTTTCAAAAACGAGCTCCGGAAGCACATGAATGAAGCAGAGGAGATCCTCGAGAAAATCAAACGTCTTGACAAGTTACGTCACGCGATCATGGCCATGAACCAGACGACCATCGCGGAGATCAAGACGTACAACAACCCTCCTCCTGCCGTCTACAAGGTCATGATGGCGACCTTCCTGCTGCTAGGCAACACCAAGGCTCAGGTCGAC GATTGGGTGTCCCTCCTCGCTCTCATCGGTAAAACGGGAAAACAGAGCCTTAAGCGGCGAGTGAAGAACTGTGAGCCGGCTAACATCTCACCGGACACGGCAGCGGAAGCCAAGCAGTGCCTGGGAGACCTCAGTCTGGACGGGGTTCGGGACCAAAGTTCGGGAGCAGCCACCTTCTATGTCTGG TCAGTGGGAATAATCAGCGAAGTGGAGGAGATCGCTCTGAACAAGCAGAACGAAAACACGAAAGCCACCGGATGA
- the LOC136436030 gene encoding uncharacterized protein has translation MGCSTSSVQQQRTMVAKKKGVLPAWLPTVSEEEKEGWPGYCRVCDLIDHGQVEAPTSSTPEGMLTYTVLCSDDVIIHVIHKPTTFGHSGRLGHLDNYAAEVSKYFLEVR, from the exons ATGGGGTGTAGTACATCGTCTGTCCAACAACAGCGTACAATGGTGGCCAAG AAAAAAGGAGTGCTACCTGCCTGGCTGCCGACCGTGTCGGAAGAGGAGAAGGAGGGTTGGCCGGGATACTGTCGAGTCTGCGATCTGATAGACCATGGGCAG GTTGAAGCGCCCACCTCGTCAACTCCTGAAGGGATGCTCACTTACACGGTGCTGTGCAGCGATGATGTCATCATACACGTCATACACAAACCTACCACATTTGGACACAGTGGTAGACTTGGCCACCTCGATAACTATGCGGCAGAAGTAAGCAAGTACTTTTTAGAAGTAAGATGA